In Lapillicoccus jejuensis, the DNA window TCGGGCGTGGAGCGGGTCATCGTCGGGGTCTCGATCTCGACGAAGTCGTGGCCGGCCAGCACCTCGCGCGCGGCGGCGTTGACCTTGCTGCGCAGGCGCAGCGCCGCGGCCGGGGCCGGGCGGCGCAGGTCGAGGTAGCGGTAGCGCAGCCGCGCCTCCTCACCGACCGTGACGCGCTCGTCGATCTGGAAGGGCAGCGGCGCGGCCGGGTTGAGCACCTCGATCGAGCTCGCCGTCACCTCGACCTCGCCGGTCGGCAGGTTGGTGTTGGCGCTGCCCTCGGGCCGCGCGCCGACGGTGCCGGTGACGGCGACGCAGTACTCGTTGCGCAGGTCGTGCGCGCCGCCCTGCTCGAGGACCTCGTCGCGGACGACGACCTGGACGACGCCCGAGGCGTCGCGCAGGTCGAGGAAGGCGACGCCGCCGTGGTCGCGCCGCCGGGCCACCCAGCCCGCGAGGGTGACGGTCTGGCCGGAGTCGCCGGCACGCAGGGTGCCGGCGTCGTGGGTGCGGAGCACGGAGAGGTCCTTCGGTCGGGAGCGGGCCGCCATCCATCCTAGGTTCCCCGCGAACCCGTCGTGACAGGCCTCTGACGTACCGTGCGCCCATGAACCGCCGCGGGCGCTGGACCGTCGTCCTGCTCGTGGTGGCCGTCCTCGTCAGCCTGCCGTCGGTCGTCGGCGCCTGGCCCGTGGGCGCCTCCGACCGGCGCGACGCGGCGGCGCTGCTCGCCCGGGTCCGCGCGGCGGCCGACCACCCGTACTCCGGCTACGCCGAGAGCACCGGCAGCCTGGCCCTGCCGACCGGTGGGCAGCTCTCGGACGTCGCGTCGCTCCTCGGTGGCCGCACCCAGCAGCGGGTGTGGTGGCGCGGCCCGACGGACTGGCGCGCCGACACGCTCAGCCCGACCGGCGAGCTGAGCAGTCGCACCTCCGCCGGCGGCACCCAGGTCTTCGACTTCGAGGACACCGACGTCGCCCGCAGTGCCCCGGACGTGCCCGGCGCCGTCCGCCTCCCCCGGGCCACGGACACCCTGCCCCCGGCGCTCGCGGCCCGGCTGCTGAGCGGGGCGACGGCGGGACAGGTCTTGTCGCTGCCCGCCCGAAGGGTGGCCGGCCGCGTCGCCGACGGGCTGCGGCTCACTCCGGACGAACCGCTCTCGAGCATCGCCCACGTCGACGTGTGGGCCGACCGGGAGTCGGGCGTCCCACTGACCGTCGAGGTGTCCTCGCGCACGAGCGCCACCCCGGCCCTGTCGACCACGTTCCTCGACTTCAGCCCCGGCACCCCGGACGAGCAGGTGGTCGCCTTCACGCCGCCCCCGGGCGCGCGGGTCTTCACCCGGCGCCGCCTCGACCTCGCGCGGGCCGTCGGCCGGGACGGGGACGCCTCCTCGTTGCCCGCCACCCTGCTCGGGCTGCCGCGCGCCACCGCGGTCGACGGCCTCCCGGGGGTGGCGCAGTACGGCCGCGGCGTCACCCGGCTCGCGGTCGGCGAGCTGCCGGGTGAGGTCGCCGGGTCGCTGCGGGCCCAGCTGCGCGCGGCCGCCGGCGTCACCGCCGTGCCCGAGGGCCTCGAGGTCGCCGTCGGGCCCGTCGGCCTGCTCGTCACCGACCCCGCGGTGACCGGGCGGAGCTGGCTGCTGGCCGGCACCCTCACCCCGGCCGGGCTCGCGCAGGCGGCCGCCGCGCTGCCCCGGGCGGCGTCGTGACCGGCCAGGTCGTCGTCGCCACCCACGGCCTCACCAAGCGGTACGGCGGCGTCACCGCGGTCGACGCGGTCGACCTGCAGGTGCACGCCGGCGACGTCTACGGCTTCCTCGGCGCGAACGGCTCGGGCAAGACCACGACCGTCCGGTGCCTGCTCGGTCTCGTCCTCGCCACCTCGGGGTCGATCGAGCTGCTCGGTCGACCCATGCCGGCCTCGGCAGCCTCCGTGCTGCCCCGGGTCGGCGCCCTCGTCGAGGGGCCCGCGGCCTACGGTCACCTCTCCGGCCGCCGCAACCTCGTGCTGCACGACGCCAGCGGTCGCGGCGAGCGCGGACCCGCCGGGGGCGGGCGCCGCGACCGCACCGCCCGGGCCCAGGAGGTGCTCGAGCTCGTCGGGCTGGGGGCGGTCGGCAAGCGCCCGGTCCGCGCCTACTCGCTGGGGATGCGCCAGCGGCTCGGGCTCGCGGCGGCGCTGCTGCGCCGCCCGGATCTGCTCGTCCTCGACGAGCCGACCAACGGGCTGGACCCGCAGGGGATCCGCGAGATCCGCGGGCTGCTGCTCGCCCTGCACGCGCAGGGCACGACGATCTTCCTCTCCAGCCACCTGCTCGCCGAGGTGGAGCAGGTGTGCACCCGGATCGGTCTGCTCGACCGGGGCCGGCTCGTCCTGCAGGAACCGTTGGCCACGCTGCGGGCGCCCACCGGCCGCACCGTGGTCGTCACGCCCGACCCCGACCTCGCGCTGACCGCGCTCGACGGGCAGGTCGAGGGCCGTGACGGCGAGCGGCTGCTCGTGCGCGTCCCCGACCCGGCCGCACTCAACGCCCGGCTCGTCGAGGCCGGGGTCCGCGTGGCCGAGCTCGGTCCCGAGCGCCGCACCCTCGAGGAGGTCGTCGAGGAGCGCACGCACGCCCGGGCGGGCGACGAGGTGCCGACGTGATCCCGGTCGAGCTCGCGAAGCTCTTCGGTCGACGCCGGACCTGGGTCGCCCTGCTGCTGCTCAACCTGCTGCCGACGGTCGTGGCCGGGCTGCTCGCCTGGACCCGCCTGGCGCCCCGCCCGGGCACCGGTCCGGCGTTCCTCTCGGCGGTCGTCGCCGACGGGTCGCTCTTCGCCATCGCCGCGCTGGCCATCGTCCTGCCGCTCTTCCTGCCCATCTCGGTGGCGGTCGTGGCCGGCGAGGCGGTCGCCGGCGAGGCCCAGGCCGGCACCCTGCGCTACCTGCTCGTGCGCCCGGTCGGGCGCACCCGGCTGCTCGTGCGCAAGCTCGTGGCGGTGACGGCCTTCGTCCTCACGGCCGTCGTCTCGGTGGCGGGCGTCGGGTTCCTCGTCGGTCGGCTGCTGCTCGGCAAGGGCACGCTCCAGGGCGGGATGGTCAGCCTGTCGGGCTCGGTCCTCACCCCCGGCGACATCGCGTGGCGCACCGTCGTGGCGGTCCTCTACGTCACCGTCTCGATGCTCGGCGTCGCCGCCCTCGGGCTGTTCCTCTCAACGCTCACCGACTCGCCGCAGACCGCGAGCCTCGGCGCGATGGCCTTCCTCATCGGCAGCTCGCTGCTGCTCACCGTCGACGCCGCGCGCCCGCTGCAGCCGTACCTCCCGACGCGCTACTGGCTCTCCTTCGTCGACCTCTACCGGGACCCCGTCCTGTGGAGCAACCTCGAGCGCGGGGTCGGCCTCCAGGCGGTGTACGTCGTCGTCTTCCTCGCCGCCGCCTGGGCCAACTTCGCCACCCGCGACGTCACGAGCTGACGGGTAGTCCTCGAACTCCCCGTAGTCCAGTGCACTGAGTCGTTGGCCGATCTTCGACCACGTCTCGCCAGCCGGAGCCTGCACTCTTGATGACAACCAGGCTGTGAGCTTCGCCGGACGTCGACGTTGACGTCGAGGTGATGCCGCGTCGTCGATGTCGCCGGCTCGGCGATCGGAGTTGGCGAGCAACTCCGGCGTGCGGACCGTGACATCGAACCACTCTTCATCGGGCGCGCGGACCGACGATCGTCCGTGCGTTCAGCGCGACGTCGGACGGCCACTCACGCGGCCGTGTCGGGCACCTCGATCAACGTCCGACTTGCGGCACGACAGTCCTCCACGGGGCACATGAGGGTGACTTGACACGTGATGCCGTCGACGGATTCCACGCCTCCGGGCCGTACATCCTCCGAGGCGACCGTCAGCGACAGAAGCGGGGCGCCGCCGGCCGGCCGGGTGACATCCCTCAATCGGTGTGGTCGAGGATCAGTCGGGTCGCTTCGTGCGGTGCGTCCCATTGAGGGAAATGACCGCATCGCTCGAACCAGTGCAGCTCCGCGTCCGGGAAGAGCTGCGTCGCACGGGCGGCCTGTCTCGGCACGGTCACCAGGTCGCGACGACCCCACCCGATCGTGACCCGGCCGGGGACCGTGCCGGCAGGGGCTCCCTGTTGCTTAGGCCCCTTGATGAGAGCGCTCAAGGCCGCGCCGGTCGAAGGGGATTCGGCCAGCCCGCGCACGTCGGGCAGCACGGTCTCG includes these proteins:
- a CDS encoding transcriptional regulator, translating into MNRRGRWTVVLLVVAVLVSLPSVVGAWPVGASDRRDAAALLARVRAAADHPYSGYAESTGSLALPTGGQLSDVASLLGGRTQQRVWWRGPTDWRADTLSPTGELSSRTSAGGTQVFDFEDTDVARSAPDVPGAVRLPRATDTLPPALAARLLSGATAGQVLSLPARRVAGRVADGLRLTPDEPLSSIAHVDVWADRESGVPLTVEVSSRTSATPALSTTFLDFSPGTPDEQVVAFTPPPGARVFTRRRLDLARAVGRDGDASSLPATLLGLPRATAVDGLPGVAQYGRGVTRLAVGELPGEVAGSLRAQLRAAAGVTAVPEGLEVAVGPVGLLVTDPAVTGRSWLLAGTLTPAGLAQAAAALPRAAS
- a CDS encoding ABC transporter ATP-binding protein; translated protein: MTGQVVVATHGLTKRYGGVTAVDAVDLQVHAGDVYGFLGANGSGKTTTVRCLLGLVLATSGSIELLGRPMPASAASVLPRVGALVEGPAAYGHLSGRRNLVLHDASGRGERGPAGGGRRDRTARAQEVLELVGLGAVGKRPVRAYSLGMRQRLGLAAALLRRPDLLVLDEPTNGLDPQGIREIRGLLLALHAQGTTIFLSSHLLAEVEQVCTRIGLLDRGRLVLQEPLATLRAPTGRTVVVTPDPDLALTALDGQVEGRDGERLLVRVPDPAALNARLVEAGVRVAELGPERRTLEEVVEERTHARAGDEVPT
- a CDS encoding ABC transporter permease, with amino-acid sequence MIPVELAKLFGRRRTWVALLLLNLLPTVVAGLLAWTRLAPRPGTGPAFLSAVVADGSLFAIAALAIVLPLFLPISVAVVAGEAVAGEAQAGTLRYLLVRPVGRTRLLVRKLVAVTAFVLTAVVSVAGVGFLVGRLLLGKGTLQGGMVSLSGSVLTPGDIAWRTVVAVLYVTVSMLGVAALGLFLSTLTDSPQTASLGAMAFLIGSSLLLTVDAARPLQPYLPTRYWLSFVDLYRDPVLWSNLERGVGLQAVYVVVFLAAAWANFATRDVTS